One genomic window of Pseudomonas sp. LFM046 includes the following:
- a CDS encoding DUF2846 domain-containing protein, whose product MGRCYLPILLLAAVLGGCSTPGAFFGATDGPAFQASAPSDGEHALVYLYRPQSEWADQELEAPGLFLNNELIGSLPSNGYLALEFDAASYRLEMRRPLFGSYWTLFADGPLDFTLITSFALDASAGRTYYLRYDELDPPPKNSEQPSAGSGPLQLVEASLGSQEIIATRQVQPRERIAASGERVRPQAGFWRGVGRALDKIGI is encoded by the coding sequence ATGGGCCGCTGCTACTTGCCGATCCTGCTGCTGGCCGCTGTGCTGGGTGGCTGCTCTACCCCCGGCGCCTTCTTTGGCGCCACTGACGGGCCGGCGTTTCAGGCGTCCGCACCGAGCGATGGCGAACATGCGCTGGTCTACCTCTACCGCCCCCAGAGCGAATGGGCCGACCAGGAACTGGAAGCGCCGGGGCTGTTCCTCAACAACGAACTGATCGGCAGCCTGCCCAGCAATGGCTACCTGGCGCTGGAATTCGATGCCGCCAGTTACCGGCTGGAGATGCGCCGGCCACTGTTCGGCAGCTACTGGACCCTGTTCGCCGACGGCCCGCTGGATTTCACCCTCATCACCTCCTTCGCCCTGGATGCCAGCGCCGGGCGTACCTACTACCTGCGCTACGACGAACTGGACCCGCCACCGAAGAACAGCGAGCAGCCCAGCGCCGGCAGCGGTCCATTGCAGTTAGTGGAGGCATCGCTGGGCAGCCAGGAAATCATTGCCACCCGCCAGGTTCAGCCCCGCGAGCGCATCGCCGCCAGCGGCGAGCGGGTGCGGCCTCAGGCGGGCTTCTGGCGTGGCGTCGGCCGGGCCCTGGACAAGATCGGTATCTGA
- a CDS encoding L,D-transpeptidase family protein yields MRWLLVVLSMSLAAFAQASAAPSLGGKSIDKVLVVKSERKLLLMNRGDILKSYRISLGKQPSGPKLREGDQRTPEGFYWIDWRKTSDKFNLAMHISYPNARDAAKAQEKGVSPGGMIMIHGTPLDDEYPEWYFHTLDWTEGCIAMKNSDMREIWSLVKDGTLIEIRP; encoded by the coding sequence ATGCGCTGGTTGCTAGTTGTCCTTTCCATGAGCCTTGCCGCTTTCGCCCAGGCAAGCGCGGCGCCGTCCCTGGGTGGAAAGTCCATCGACAAGGTCCTGGTGGTGAAGTCAGAGCGCAAGCTGCTCCTGATGAACCGTGGCGACATCCTCAAGTCCTATCGCATTTCCCTGGGCAAGCAACCCAGCGGCCCCAAGCTGCGCGAAGGCGACCAGCGCACCCCGGAAGGCTTCTACTGGATCGACTGGCGCAAGACCAGCGACAAGTTCAACCTCGCCATGCACATCTCCTATCCCAACGCCCGCGACGCCGCCAAGGCCCAGGAGAAGGGCGTGTCGCCCGGCGGCATGATCATGATCCACGGCACCCCGCTGGATGATGAATACCCGGAGTGGTACTTCCACACCCTGGACTGGACCGAGGGCTGTATCGCCATGAAAAACTCGGACATGCGCGAGATCTGGAGCCTGGTGAAGGACGGCACCCTGATCGAAATCCGCCCCTGA
- a CDS encoding carbon-nitrogen hydrolase family protein, with protein sequence MIRIAACQYAIELHESWGAYARHLEGLCAEAAGQGAKLLVLPEYAGLVLAGQLPPAERGDLQASIAGIQPLLQDWRALCAGIAAKLGVYLQPGSLPVRDADGRYRNRAWLFGPGGELGYQDKLIMTRFEREQWGIEAGQGLRVFDTTLGRLGILICYDNEFPLLAHTLAEGGVDLILAPSCTDTEAGYHRVRIGAQARALENQIAVLQSPTVGLAPWSPALDENIGRAGLYVPPDYGMPSNGVIAQSPELCPDSSQWLICDLDLDEVRRVRNEGQVFTRRDWPEQFEQATLL encoded by the coding sequence ATGATCAGGATCGCTGCCTGTCAGTACGCCATCGAGCTCCATGAAAGCTGGGGCGCCTACGCCCGCCATCTTGAGGGCCTCTGCGCCGAAGCGGCGGGGCAGGGCGCGAAGCTGCTGGTGCTGCCGGAATACGCCGGCCTGGTGCTGGCCGGCCAGCTGCCGCCGGCCGAGCGGGGCGACCTGCAGGCCTCCATCGCCGGCATCCAGCCACTGCTGCAGGACTGGCGAGCGCTCTGTGCCGGCATTGCGGCGAAGCTCGGCGTCTACTTGCAGCCGGGCAGCCTGCCGGTGCGCGACGCCGATGGGCGGTATCGCAACCGTGCCTGGCTGTTCGGCCCAGGCGGTGAGTTGGGGTATCAGGACAAGCTGATCATGACCCGCTTTGAGCGCGAGCAGTGGGGGATTGAGGCGGGGCAGGGGCTCCGGGTGTTCGATACGACCCTGGGACGGCTGGGCATCCTGATCTGCTACGACAACGAATTTCCGCTGCTGGCCCACACGCTGGCCGAAGGGGGCGTCGACCTGATCCTCGCGCCCAGTTGCACCGATACCGAGGCGGGCTACCACCGGGTGCGCATCGGCGCACAGGCCCGCGCGCTGGAAAACCAGATCGCCGTGTTGCAGTCACCCACCGTGGGCCTCGCCCCCTGGTCCCCTGCGCTGGACGAGAACATCGGCCGTGCCGGGCTCTACGTCCCACCGGATTACGGCATGCCCAGCAATGGCGTGATCGCGCAAAGCCCCGAACTCTGCCCGGATTCCAGCCAGTGGCTGATCTGCGACCTGGACCTGGACGAAGTGCGTCGGGTGCGTAATGAGGGGCAGGTATTCACCCGGCGCGACTGGCCGGAGCAGTTCGAGCAGGCGACGCTACTGTAG
- a CDS encoding nuclear transport factor 2 family protein — MTAIELVQAYYDAFNAGDMPTFLGLLSEDVVHDINQGERQQGKAAFAAFMDKMNRCYKERLSDIVVMQSADGSRAAAEFVVHGQYLADDEGLPPARGQTYVLPAGAFFHIHCGKIARVTNYYNLNDWVEQVV; from the coding sequence ATGACCGCTATCGAACTGGTGCAAGCCTATTACGACGCCTTCAACGCCGGGGACATGCCGACCTTCCTCGGCCTGCTGAGCGAAGACGTGGTGCACGACATCAACCAGGGGGAACGCCAGCAAGGCAAGGCCGCCTTCGCCGCCTTCATGGACAAGATGAACCGCTGCTACAAGGAGCGCCTGTCCGACATCGTCGTCATGCAGAGCGCCGACGGCAGCCGCGCCGCCGCCGAGTTCGTGGTGCATGGCCAGTACCTGGCCGACGACGAGGGCCTGCCGCCCGCCCGGGGCCAGACCTACGTGCTGCCGGCTGGCGCCTTCTTCCACATCCACTGCGGCAAGATCGCCCGCGTGACCAACTACTACAACCTCAACGACTGGGTCGAACAGGTCGTTTAA
- a CDS encoding DJ-1/PfpI family protein, translating into MAAKKILMLVGDYAEDYETMVPFQALLMVGHSVHAVCPDKTAGQTVRTAIHDFEGDQTYSEKPGHNFALNFDFARVKAEDYDALLIPGGRAPEYLRLNAGVLELVKAFDQAGKPIAAVCHGAQLLAAAGVLEGRECSAYPACGPEVRLAGGRYVDIPVDAAHVQGNLVTAPAWPAHPAWLAAFLKVLGTKIEL; encoded by the coding sequence ATGGCCGCGAAGAAGATTCTGATGCTGGTTGGCGACTACGCCGAAGACTACGAAACCATGGTGCCTTTCCAGGCCCTGCTGATGGTGGGGCACTCGGTGCATGCCGTGTGCCCGGACAAGACCGCCGGGCAGACCGTGCGCACCGCCATCCATGACTTCGAAGGCGACCAGACCTACAGCGAAAAACCGGGCCACAACTTCGCCCTTAATTTCGATTTCGCCAGGGTGAAGGCCGAGGACTATGACGCGCTGTTGATTCCGGGCGGTCGGGCGCCCGAGTACTTGCGGTTGAATGCCGGGGTGCTGGAGCTGGTGAAGGCCTTCGACCAGGCCGGAAAGCCCATCGCCGCCGTCTGCCACGGCGCCCAGTTGCTGGCCGCTGCCGGTGTGCTGGAAGGCCGCGAATGCAGCGCCTACCCGGCGTGCGGCCCGGAAGTGCGGTTGGCGGGTGGCCGGTACGTGGATATTCCGGTCGATGCCGCCCATGTGCAGGGCAACCTGGTCACCGCCCCGGCCTGGCCGGCTCATCCGGCGTGGCTGGCGGCCTTCCTCAAGGTGCTGGGGACGAAGATCGAGCTGTAG
- the pyk gene encoding pyruvate kinase → MPFRRTKIVATLGPASNSPEVLEQLIVAGLNVARLNFSHGTPEEHKARARLVRELAAKHGRFVALLGDLQGPKIRIAKFANKRIELKEGDSFRFSVTHPRDAGNQEVVGIDYPDLVKDCGVGDELLLDDGRVVMRVEATTADELQCRVTIGGPLSDHKGINRRGGGLTAPALTAKDKADIKLAAEMELDYLAVSFPRDAADMELARRLRDEAGGKAWLVAKIERAEAVADDEALDGLIRASDAVMVARGDLGVEIGDAELVGIQKKIILHARRYNKAVITATQMMESMIHSPMPTRAEVSDVANAVLDYTDAVMLSAESAAGEYPVEAVQAMARICQGAEKHPDSRRSHHRVGQTFDRCDESIALASMYTANHFPGIKAIICLTESGYTPLIMSRIRSSVPIFAYSPHRETQARVALFRGVETIPFDAAALPPEKVSQMAVDELLQRGVVTKGDWVILTKGDSYTTQGGTNTMKILHVGDLLV, encoded by the coding sequence ATGCCCTTCCGCCGCACCAAAATCGTCGCCACCCTCGGCCCGGCCAGCAACTCCCCGGAGGTCCTGGAGCAACTGATCGTCGCCGGGCTCAACGTCGCCCGCCTGAACTTCTCCCATGGCACCCCCGAGGAACACAAGGCACGCGCCCGCCTGGTGCGTGAACTGGCCGCCAAGCACGGTCGCTTCGTCGCCCTGCTCGGCGACCTGCAAGGTCCGAAGATCCGTATCGCCAAGTTCGCCAACAAGCGCATCGAGCTGAAAGAAGGCGACAGCTTCCGCTTCTCCGTCACCCATCCGCGCGACGCCGGTAACCAGGAAGTGGTCGGCATCGACTACCCGGACCTGGTGAAGGACTGCGGCGTGGGCGACGAACTGCTGCTGGACGACGGCCGCGTGGTGATGCGCGTGGAAGCCACCACCGCCGACGAACTGCAGTGCCGCGTGACCATCGGCGGCCCGCTGTCCGACCACAAGGGCATCAACCGCCGTGGCGGTGGCCTGACCGCGCCGGCCCTGACTGCCAAGGACAAGGCCGATATCAAACTGGCCGCGGAAATGGAGCTGGACTACCTGGCCGTCTCCTTCCCCCGTGACGCCGCCGACATGGAACTGGCCCGCCGCCTGCGCGACGAGGCCGGCGGCAAGGCCTGGCTGGTGGCCAAGATCGAACGCGCCGAAGCCGTGGCCGACGACGAGGCCCTGGACGGCCTGATCCGTGCCAGCGACGCGGTGATGGTGGCCCGTGGCGACCTGGGCGTTGAAATCGGTGACGCCGAACTGGTGGGCATCCAGAAGAAAATCATCCTGCACGCCCGCCGCTACAACAAAGCCGTGATCACCGCGACCCAGATGATGGAGTCGATGATCCACAGCCCGATGCCGACCCGCGCGGAAGTCTCCGACGTAGCCAACGCCGTGCTCGACTACACCGACGCCGTGATGCTTTCGGCCGAGAGCGCCGCCGGCGAATACCCGGTGGAAGCCGTGCAGGCCATGGCACGCATCTGCCAGGGTGCCGAGAAGCACCCGGACAGCCGCCGCTCCCACCACCGCGTCGGCCAGACCTTCGATCGCTGCGACGAGAGCATCGCCCTGGCGTCGATGTACACCGCCAACCACTTCCCCGGCATCAAGGCCATCATCTGCCTGACCGAGAGTGGCTACACCCCACTGATCATGTCGCGCATCCGCTCCTCGGTGCCGATCTTCGCCTACTCCCCGCACCGCGAAACCCAGGCTCGCGTGGCGCTGTTCCGTGGCGTAGAGACCATTCCCTTCGACGCCGCCGCGCTGCCGCCGGAGAAGGTCAGCCAGATGGCCGTGGACGAGCTGCTGCAACGCGGCGTGGTGACCAAGGGTGACTGGGTCATCCTGACCAAGGGCGACAGCTACACCACCCAGGGCGGCACCAACACCATGAAGATCCTCCACGTGGGCGATCTGCTGGTCTGA
- a CDS encoding tetratricopeptide repeat protein, translating into MHVQRSALLALCLLLGACSPTTPLFITQLTTNEVVEYKTMKSQRMAAAVEEEGDLLTYSAMAIRDAKSPEAEELYLVGYRDDRFSDDVRAIALYQIGLIYMSRYNDQRDDAKALAYLQRVLDEFPASRAAERAEARILVIRQRAREPVQKTSRELLASWKPSSNLDLYKPGLDPDMTLLSRRAVLKDRVAEAEELYRLALSDDHVQPDIKQKALYQLALMYMAPDNPHASRDKAIGYLRRLLVQFPDSDLAPKASHHLDQILNRNDT; encoded by the coding sequence ATGCACGTCCAGCGCAGCGCCCTCCTCGCCCTCTGCCTCCTGCTGGGCGCCTGCTCGCCCACCACCCCGCTGTTCATCACCCAGCTCACCACCAACGAAGTCGTGGAATACAAGACCATGAAGAGCCAGCGCATGGCTGCCGCGGTGGAAGAGGAAGGCGACCTGCTGACCTACAGCGCCATGGCCATCCGCGACGCCAAGAGCCCGGAGGCCGAGGAGCTGTACCTGGTGGGTTACCGCGACGACAGGTTCAGCGACGACGTACGCGCCATCGCCCTCTACCAGATCGGCCTCATCTATATGAGCCGCTACAACGACCAGCGCGACGACGCCAAGGCCCTCGCCTACCTGCAGCGCGTGCTGGACGAATTCCCCGCCAGCCGCGCCGCCGAGCGGGCCGAGGCACGCATCCTGGTCATCCGCCAGCGCGCCAGGGAGCCGGTGCAGAAAACATCCCGTGAACTCCTCGCCAGTTGGAAGCCCAGCAGCAACCTCGACCTCTACAAGCCCGGCCTGGACCCGGACATGACCCTGTTGTCGCGCCGCGCCGTGCTCAAGGACCGCGTCGCCGAAGCCGAGGAGCTCTACCGGCTGGCGCTGTCGGACGATCATGTGCAGCCCGACATCAAGCAGAAGGCGCTCTATCAGTTGGCCCTGATGTACATGGCACCGGACAATCCCCACGCCAGTCGCGACAAGGCCATCGGCTACCTGCGCCGGTTGCTGGTGCAATTCCCCGACAGCGACCTGGCCCCGAAGGCGTCCCACCACCTGGACCAGATCCTCAATCGGAACGACACCTGA
- a CDS encoding iron-sulfur-binding ferredoxin reductase, with the protein MPELEVAGKRWTVSPASNLLDALNAGGCKVPYSCRAGSCHACLVRCLEGEPADANPEALDPVQRAEGWRLSCQCLVVQDLVVEVFDPARDGMEAEVAAIDWPAPDVLRLYLSPERALRYRAGQHLLLWNDEGVARPYSLASLPGADEFLEFHLDCRHPGLFSDRARRLVPGDKLRLGELHGGALHYDPSWDGRPLLFLASGTGLAPLWGLLREALRHHHQGPIRIIHLAHDASGHYLAKSLAELASSHSGLVVQLITPAELPEILAQFRLVSRQTIALLCGHPASVDEFARRLYLAGLPRNQLLADTFLTREK; encoded by the coding sequence GTGCCTGAACTCGAAGTAGCCGGAAAACGTTGGACCGTCTCGCCTGCCAGCAATCTGCTGGACGCCCTCAACGCCGGGGGCTGCAAAGTGCCCTACAGCTGCCGGGCCGGCAGCTGCCACGCGTGCCTGGTGCGTTGCCTGGAAGGTGAACCGGCAGACGCCAACCCCGAGGCCCTGGACCCGGTCCAGCGCGCCGAGGGCTGGCGTCTGTCCTGCCAGTGCCTGGTGGTGCAGGACCTGGTGGTGGAGGTCTTCGATCCCGCCCGCGACGGCATGGAGGCCGAGGTGGCCGCCATCGACTGGCCCGCACCGGACGTACTGCGCCTCTATCTCTCTCCCGAGCGAGCGCTGCGTTACCGCGCCGGCCAGCACCTGCTGCTGTGGAATGACGAGGGTGTCGCCCGCCCGTATTCCCTGGCCAGCCTGCCCGGTGCCGATGAGTTCCTGGAGTTTCACCTGGATTGCCGCCATCCCGGCTTGTTCAGCGACCGCGCCCGCCGCCTGGTGCCGGGGGACAAGCTGCGCCTGGGGGAACTGCATGGCGGTGCGCTCCACTACGATCCTTCGTGGGACGGCCGGCCGCTGCTGTTCCTGGCCTCGGGTACCGGACTCGCGCCGCTGTGGGGGCTGCTGCGGGAGGCCCTGCGGCATCATCATCAGGGCCCCATCCGCATCATTCATCTGGCCCATGACGCCAGCGGCCATTATCTGGCCAAATCCCTCGCCGAGCTGGCTTCCAGCCATTCGGGACTGGTCGTCCAGCTGATCACACCGGCCGAGCTGCCAGAGATTTTGGCGCAATTCCGCCTTGTTTCGCGGCAAACCATCGCCTTACTCTGCGGCCACCCCGCCAGCGTCGATGAGTTCGCGCGCCGGCTTTATCTGGCCGGCCTGCCCCGTAATCAGCTGTTGGCCGATACCTTCCTGACCCGCGAGAAGTGA
- a CDS encoding enoyl-CoA hydratase: protein MSEHILVEREQGLLTLRMNRPDKKNALTRAMYSRMAEVLDAAREDREVRVVLITGDEDCFTSGNDIVDFLQEPPTSMDSPVFQFMRALFDFPKPVVAAVSGPAVGIGTTLLLHCDLVYVSADAKLKMPFVNLGLCPEFGSSLILPRLLGHAKAAELLLLGEGFTGEQAASWGIANAAVENGAAAFARAKEAALRFLDLAPSALEVSKRLMQAPGREELRRVITEEGELFGQRLRSPEAVEALSAFTQRRKPDFSKFG from the coding sequence ATGAGCGAGCATATTCTGGTCGAACGCGAGCAGGGCCTGCTGACGCTGCGCATGAACCGCCCGGACAAGAAGAATGCCCTGACCCGCGCCATGTACAGCCGTATGGCCGAGGTGCTGGATGCGGCCCGCGAAGACCGTGAGGTGCGCGTGGTGCTGATTACCGGTGACGAGGACTGCTTCACCAGCGGCAACGATATCGTCGATTTCCTCCAGGAGCCGCCGACCAGCATGGACAGCCCGGTGTTCCAGTTCATGCGCGCGCTGTTCGATTTCCCCAAACCGGTAGTGGCTGCGGTGAGCGGCCCGGCGGTGGGCATCGGCACCACGCTGCTGCTGCATTGCGACCTGGTCTACGTCAGCGCCGACGCCAAGCTGAAGATGCCCTTCGTCAATCTCGGCCTGTGCCCGGAGTTCGGTTCCAGCCTGATCCTGCCGCGCCTGCTCGGCCACGCCAAGGCGGCGGAATTGCTGCTGCTGGGCGAGGGCTTCACCGGTGAGCAGGCGGCCAGCTGGGGCATTGCCAATGCTGCCGTGGAAAACGGTGCTGCGGCCTTCGCCCGGGCCAAGGAAGCTGCGCTGCGTTTCCTCGACCTGGCACCCTCGGCCCTTGAGGTCAGCAAGCGCCTGATGCAGGCGCCGGGCCGCGAAGAGCTGCGCCGGGTGATCACCGAAGAAGGCGAGCTGTTCGGCCAGCGCCTGCGCTCACCGGAAGCCGTGGAGGCGCTGTCGGCCTTCACCCAGCGCCGCAAACCGGATTTCTCGAAGTTCGGGTGA
- a CDS encoding GGDEF domain-containing protein, translated as MSPTSQRVSHRALQSLLLKRFGMAVATYAMILLLCWIALLGGLFRVDSRTALVGTGVVVLSQLVLLWIFTSGHNLRFSDPSLTELQVLLALGWHTWLMTMVDSARGTLLAVYVLIMLFGVFQLKPRVFVRCAAIGFFAFAGLNLIEAYHMQLADPALALVQVCVLFVLMVWMSLFASYLQALRQRMRQRRFALQAHQDTLRGMMRQLEDLVATDELTGLFNRRHFLRLAGRELENLVAHRQHGLALIDLDHFKRINDLHGHAAGDRVLQTFAAVALACLRDGDVLARYGGEEFVLLIPNCDADRLTACCERLREAFAAADPVGVQMERLSLSAGMTLLVAGDDLDDALQRADQALYRAKRSGRNRCDAAWEGQGA; from the coding sequence ATGAGCCCAACCAGCCAGCGCGTCAGCCATAGAGCCCTGCAAAGTCTGCTGCTGAAGCGCTTCGGTATGGCCGTGGCCACCTACGCGATGATCCTGCTGCTGTGCTGGATCGCTCTGCTCGGAGGGCTTTTCCGGGTCGATTCGCGCACCGCCCTGGTGGGCACCGGCGTCGTCGTCCTTTCCCAGCTCGTGCTGTTGTGGATCTTCACCAGCGGGCACAACCTCAGGTTCAGCGACCCCAGCCTCACCGAGCTCCAGGTGCTCCTTGCCCTGGGTTGGCACACCTGGCTGATGACCATGGTCGACAGCGCGCGGGGCACCTTGCTGGCGGTCTACGTGCTCATCATGCTGTTCGGTGTGTTTCAGTTGAAGCCGCGGGTTTTCGTCCGCTGCGCTGCCATTGGTTTCTTCGCCTTCGCCGGCCTCAACCTGATCGAGGCCTACCATATGCAGCTGGCGGACCCCGCACTGGCGCTGGTGCAGGTCTGCGTGCTTTTCGTGCTGATGGTGTGGATGAGCCTGTTCGCCAGTTACCTCCAGGCCCTGCGGCAGCGCATGCGCCAGCGCCGCTTCGCCCTCCAGGCGCACCAGGACACCTTGCGCGGGATGATGCGCCAGCTGGAAGACCTGGTGGCCACCGACGAGCTGACCGGGCTGTTCAACCGCCGCCATTTCCTGCGCCTGGCCGGTCGCGAGCTGGAGAACCTTGTCGCCCACCGCCAGCACGGCCTGGCGCTGATCGACCTCGACCATTTCAAGCGCATCAACGACCTCCATGGCCACGCCGCCGGCGACCGGGTGCTGCAGACCTTTGCGGCAGTGGCACTGGCCTGCCTGCGCGACGGTGATGTGTTGGCGCGCTACGGCGGCGAGGAGTTCGTCCTGCTGATCCCCAATTGCGACGCGGACCGCCTCACCGCCTGTTGCGAGCGGTTGCGGGAAGCCTTCGCCGCTGCTGATCCGGTGGGCGTGCAGATGGAGCGGCTGAGCCTGTCCGCGGGCATGACGCTGCTGGTCGCCGGGGACGACCTGGATGATGCGCTGCAGCGGGCGGATCAGGCACTCTATCGGGCAAAGCGCAGCGGGCGTAACCGTTGCGATGCCGCCTGGGAGGGGCAGGGTGCCTGA
- a CDS encoding PilZ domain-containing protein: MPSKRRIERHQLPYYLKVFNRITDKPMGYLGNVSMDGLMLISQLPMLVDARFDMRLKIPGKDGQLHFIDFYATCHWCHEDVTPGHYDSGFSLIAPPAEYADLIDALRFYFSFRPLAASA; this comes from the coding sequence ATGCCCAGCAAGCGCCGTATCGAACGCCATCAGCTTCCTTATTACCTGAAGGTGTTCAATCGCATCACCGACAAGCCCATGGGGTATCTGGGCAATGTCTCCATGGACGGCCTGATGCTGATCAGCCAGCTGCCCATGCTGGTGGATGCGCGCTTCGACATGCGCCTGAAGATACCGGGCAAGGATGGGCAGTTGCATTTCATCGACTTCTATGCGACCTGCCACTGGTGCCACGAGGACGTTACGCCCGGGCACTACGATTCCGGCTTCTCCCTGATCGCCCCGCCAGCGGAGTACGCCGACCTCATCGATGCACTGCGTTTCTATTTCAGCTTTCGCCCTTTGGCCGCCTCGGCCTGA
- a CDS encoding DUF4124 domain-containing protein gives MRLLIWCLLLVPALAGAEIYRWTDAQGQVHFSETPRQGAEQVIVKPQVIERDQATRDREARTAKVFDARREEHKVAASEAAQARAEQQKRCSEYREQQEQLNHSGSFYHLDQRGERQYYTDEQVEAFRRQLAERVARECK, from the coding sequence ATGCGCCTTCTGATCTGGTGCCTGCTATTGGTGCCGGCGCTCGCCGGAGCCGAGATTTACCGTTGGACTGATGCCCAGGGTCAGGTGCATTTCAGCGAAACACCCCGACAGGGCGCCGAACAGGTCATCGTGAAACCCCAGGTCATTGAGCGGGATCAGGCAACCCGGGACCGCGAAGCGCGCACGGCCAAGGTATTCGACGCGCGTCGGGAAGAGCATAAAGTCGCCGCAAGCGAGGCAGCGCAGGCACGAGCGGAGCAGCAGAAGCGCTGTAGCGAGTACCGCGAGCAGCAGGAACAGTTGAACCACAGCGGATCGTTCTACCATCTGGATCAACGCGGTGAGCGTCAGTACTACACTGATGAGCAGGTCGAGGCCTTCCGTCGCCAACTCGCTGAGCGCGTGGCTCGTGAATGCAAGTGA
- a CDS encoding fumarate hydratase, whose amino-acid sequence MTVIKQDDLIQSVADALQFISYYHPVDFIQAMHEAYLREESPAARDSMAQILINSRMCATGHRPICQDTGIVTVFVRVGMDVRWDGATMSVDDMINEGVRRAYNLPENVLRASILADPAGARKNTKDNTPAVIHYSIVPGNTVEVDVAAKGGGSENKSKMAMLNPSDSIVDWVLKTVPTMGAGWCPPGMLGIGIGGTAEKAAVMAKEVLMDEIDIHELKARGPQNKIEEMRLELFEKVNQLGIGAQGLGGLTTVLDVKIMDYPTHAASLPVCMIPNCAATRHAHFVLDGSGPAELEAPPLDAYPEIVWEAGPSARRVDLDKITPEEVQSWKPGETLLLNGKMLTGRDAAHKRMVDMLNKGEELPVDLKGRFIYYVGPVDPVRDEVVGPAGPTTATRMDKFTRQILESTGLLGMIGKSERGPIAIEAIKDNKAVYLMAVGGAAYLVAQAIKKSKVLAFAELGMEAIYEFDVKDMPVTVAVDTNGESVHITGPAIWQQKIAENLAVEVK is encoded by the coding sequence ATGACCGTGATCAAGCAAGATGATCTGATCCAGAGTGTCGCCGACGCCCTGCAATTCATCTCCTATTACCACCCCGTCGACTTCATCCAGGCCATGCACGAGGCCTACCTGCGTGAAGAGTCGCCCGCCGCGCGCGACTCCATGGCGCAGATCCTGATCAACTCCCGCATGTGCGCCACCGGCCACCGCCCGATCTGCCAGGACACCGGTATCGTCACCGTGTTCGTCCGCGTCGGCATGGATGTTCGCTGGGACGGCGCCACCATGAGCGTGGACGACATGATCAACGAAGGCGTACGTCGCGCCTACAACCTGCCGGAAAACGTCCTGCGCGCCTCCATCCTGGCCGACCCGGCCGGCGCCCGTAAGAACACCAAGGACAACACCCCGGCGGTCATCCACTACTCCATCGTTCCCGGCAACACCGTGGAAGTGGACGTCGCGGCCAAGGGCGGCGGCTCCGAGAACAAGTCGAAGATGGCCATGCTCAACCCGTCCGACTCCATCGTCGACTGGGTGCTGAAGACCGTTCCGACCATGGGCGCCGGCTGGTGCCCGCCGGGCATGCTTGGCATCGGCATCGGCGGTACCGCCGAGAAGGCCGCTGTGATGGCGAAGGAAGTCCTGATGGACGAGATCGACATCCACGAGCTGAAGGCCCGCGGTCCGCAGAACAAGATCGAGGAAATGCGCCTCGAGCTGTTCGAGAAGGTCAACCAGCTGGGCATCGGCGCCCAGGGCCTGGGCGGCCTGACCACCGTGCTCGACGTGAAGATCATGGACTACCCGACCCACGCCGCGTCCCTGCCGGTGTGCATGATCCCCAACTGCGCCGCCACCCGTCACGCCCACTTCGTGCTCGACGGTTCCGGCCCGGCCGAACTGGAAGCTCCGCCGCTGGACGCCTACCCGGAAATCGTCTGGGAAGCCGGCCCCTCAGCGCGCCGCGTCGACCTGGACAAGATCACCCCGGAAGAAGTGCAGAGCTGGAAGCCGGGCGAAACCCTGCTGCTCAACGGCAAGATGCTCACCGGCCGCGACGCTGCGCACAAGCGCATGGTCGACATGCTGAACAAGGGCGAAGAGCTGCCGGTGGACCTGAAAGGCCGCTTCATCTATTACGTCGGCCCGGTTGATCCGGTGCGTGACGAAGTGGTTGGCCCGGCTGGCCCCACCACCGCCACCCGTATGGACAAGTTCACCCGCCAGATCCTGGAAAGCACCGGCCTGCTGGGCATGATCGGCAAGTCCGAGCGTGGCCCCATCGCCATCGAAGCGATCAAGGACAACAAGGCCGTCTACCTGATGGCCGTCGGCGGCGCCGCCTACCTGGTGGCCCAGGCGATCAAGAAGTCCAAGGTCCTGGCCTTTGCCGAACTCGGTATGGAAGCCATCTACGAGTTCGACGTGAAGGACATGCCGGTCACCGTCGCCGTCGACACCAACGGCGAGTCGGTACACATCACCGGCCCGGCGATCTGGCAACAGAAGATCGCCGAAAACCTGGCGGTGGAAGTGAAGTAA